In Lacibacter sp. H375, one DNA window encodes the following:
- a CDS encoding FkbM family methyltransferase, whose protein sequence is MNLLKRDRPFFQLLPLFRGKLRASRFFYHGKESLSKPCSFKIKNDLEIAVPSLIDSIGYELFINGIYEHKTIDFLHKHIPKGGVFVDVGANIGAISVLIAKRRPDITIYAFEASPFIFSFLDENIQNNRLKNVFAFNHAVHDEDGKEMNFYAPEDEFGKGSFSQTYSNKAELVSTVRLDTFFDSHAILPDIIKVDVQGYEFFVFNGMSGYIEQKKKKPIILFEFEGWAESIAMGKENIGKAKDCLQSYGYRFVPVGSSLKHVPDGIDFNNSELVALPV, encoded by the coding sequence ATGAATCTATTGAAGCGTGACCGTCCCTTTTTCCAACTTTTACCATTATTCAGGGGTAAGTTAAGGGCAAGTCGTTTTTTTTACCATGGGAAGGAAAGCCTTAGCAAACCATGTTCATTCAAGATTAAAAATGATTTAGAAATTGCAGTGCCAAGCCTTATTGACAGTATTGGGTATGAGCTTTTTATTAATGGTATTTATGAGCATAAAACGATCGATTTCCTTCACAAACATATCCCTAAGGGTGGTGTTTTTGTTGATGTGGGTGCAAATATTGGTGCCATTTCAGTTTTAATTGCAAAGAGGCGACCGGATATAACGATTTATGCTTTTGAAGCATCTCCCTTTATCTTTTCATTTTTAGACGAGAATATTCAAAATAATCGGCTGAAAAATGTTTTTGCATTCAATCATGCTGTTCATGATGAAGATGGCAAAGAGATGAATTTTTATGCACCTGAAGATGAATTTGGGAAAGGGTCATTTTCTCAAACATATAGTAATAAGGCTGAGCTAGTGAGTACTGTGCGACTTGATACTTTTTTTGACAGTCATGCCATTCTGCCGGATATTATCAAGGTTGATGTGCAAGGTTATGAATTTTTTGTATTTAACGGCATGTCAGGATATATTGAACAAAAAAAGAAAAAACCAATTATTCTTTTTGAATTCGAGGGGTGGGCTGAGTCAATTGCCATGGGGAAAGAAAATATCGGCAAGGCGAAAGATTGTCTTCAGTCATATGGGTATCGGTTTGTGCCAGTTGGTTCATCTCTTAAACATGTTCCAGATGGAATTGATTTTAACAACAGTGAGTTAGTAGCTTTGCCTGTTTAG